A window of Sphingobacterium sp. SRCM116780 contains these coding sequences:
- a CDS encoding DUF58 domain-containing protein, producing the protein MKKIKQLYFTNRFFYGLLIMAALFVISFFVKVLFIPVAVLFWILAAVLIWDLVFLFSGKGSVSILRNYPEKFSNGDENPLVIKAESRYPRRVFVRILEEFPVELQVRDKNFEITLTPFLEKEIQYSLKFTRRGIYSFGKCFAMVRFLGFFERKFVTNDTLSIPCYPSFIQLRKYQLLATTNRLNEMGVKRIRRIGAAMEFDHVRDYVQGDDYRRMNWKASAKVKKLMVNQFEEEKSQPIYSFIDTGRAMRMPFEEMTLLDYSINATLVLSNAAILKHDRAGMLTFSKEIGNQVVAEKRNNQMMRISEALYHTQTEFQESEFGNLYTYANKHINKRSLIFIYTNFETLDALNRQLAYLRMLNRSHILVVIVFKNTELDELAKSSPRRTIEIYNQIIAEKFIYEKNLIIQELHRNGIQTIYTAPENLTINSINKYLEIKARGLI; encoded by the coding sequence ATGAAGAAGATTAAACAACTGTATTTCACAAATCGATTTTTCTATGGTCTGTTGATTATGGCAGCACTTTTTGTTATTTCATTCTTTGTGAAAGTGTTGTTTATTCCAGTGGCTGTCCTTTTTTGGATCTTAGCTGCTGTGTTGATCTGGGACTTGGTGTTCTTATTTTCTGGTAAAGGAAGTGTTTCTATCCTACGGAATTATCCAGAAAAGTTTTCTAATGGTGATGAAAATCCACTTGTTATCAAAGCAGAAAGTCGATATCCTCGACGGGTGTTTGTTCGTATATTAGAAGAATTTCCAGTAGAATTACAGGTTCGAGATAAAAACTTTGAAATTACATTGACTCCTTTTCTAGAAAAGGAAATTCAGTATAGTCTGAAATTTACACGTCGGGGTATTTATTCTTTTGGGAAATGTTTCGCTATGGTTCGATTTTTAGGCTTTTTTGAAAGAAAGTTTGTAACAAATGATACCTTAAGCATTCCATGTTATCCTTCTTTTATTCAATTACGTAAATATCAGCTTTTAGCTACGACCAATCGATTAAATGAAATGGGCGTTAAGCGCATTCGAAGAATTGGTGCAGCTATGGAGTTTGATCATGTGCGTGATTATGTGCAAGGAGATGATTATAGAAGGATGAATTGGAAAGCTTCTGCGAAAGTAAAGAAATTGATGGTGAATCAATTTGAGGAAGAAAAATCGCAACCTATTTATAGTTTCATTGACACTGGCCGAGCGATGCGCATGCCTTTTGAAGAAATGACATTATTGGATTATTCCATTAATGCTACCTTGGTTTTATCCAATGCGGCGATTTTAAAACATGATCGTGCAGGTATGCTTACTTTTTCAAAAGAAATAGGTAATCAGGTCGTTGCGGAAAAACGTAATAATCAAATGATGCGGATTTCGGAGGCACTCTATCATACTCAAACAGAGTTTCAAGAATCCGAATTTGGCAATTTATATACTTACGCGAATAAACATATTAATAAACGGTCTCTCATCTTTATTTACACCAATTTTGAAACGTTGGATGCCCTAAATAGACAATTGGCCTATTTAAGAATGCTTAATCGTTCTCATATTTTGGTGGTTATCGTGTTTAAAAATACAGAATTGGATGAACTAGCGAAGAGTTCTCCCCGCAGAACGATTGAAATATATAATCAAATCATTGCTGAGAAATTTATATATGAAAAAAATCTCATTATTCAAGAGTTGCATAGAAATGGTATTCAAACAATTTATACAGCACCAGAAAATCTAACCATTAATTCGATTAATAAATACTTAGAGATTAAAGCCAGAGGTCTTATCTAG
- the metK gene encoding methionine adenosyltransferase, whose translation MAYLFTSESVSEGHPDKIADQISDALIDNFLAWDEDARVAIETLVTTGQVVLAGEVKSKIYLDVQKITRSVIERIGYTKSEYMFEANSCGVLSAIHEQSADINQGVDRKTRQDQGAGDQGIMFGYASNETDNYMPLALDLSHRLLYELAALRRENKEITYLRPDAKSQVTLEYTEDHKPARIDTIVISTQHDDFSTEDEMREKITADIKNILIPRVKAQLKPELQELFNDEIKFHINPTGKFVIGGPHGDTGLTGRKIIVDTYGGKGAHGGGAFSGKDPSKVDRSAAYATRHIAKNLVAAGIADEILVQISYAIGVKDPMGIYVNTYGTGKVGLNDSQIALKISEIFDMTPYGIETRLGLRNPIYSETAAYGHMGRTSKKVTKEFENSNGDKKVIEVELFTWEKLDFVDQVKSSFGL comes from the coding sequence ATGGCTTACTTATTTACATCCGAATCTGTTTCAGAGGGACATCCAGACAAAATTGCTGATCAAATTTCAGATGCATTAATCGACAATTTTTTAGCTTGGGACGAAGATGCACGCGTAGCAATTGAAACTTTGGTAACAACGGGACAAGTTGTACTTGCTGGAGAAGTAAAATCAAAGATATATTTGGACGTTCAAAAAATAACACGATCAGTAATAGAACGTATTGGTTATACCAAGTCTGAGTATATGTTTGAAGCAAACTCATGTGGTGTTTTATCCGCAATCCATGAGCAATCAGCAGATATAAACCAAGGTGTTGATCGCAAAACGAGACAAGATCAAGGAGCTGGAGATCAAGGGATCATGTTTGGTTATGCAAGCAATGAGACTGATAACTATATGCCTTTAGCATTGGATCTCTCGCATCGATTATTGTATGAATTGGCCGCATTGCGTCGTGAAAATAAAGAAATTACGTATTTACGTCCAGATGCAAAATCTCAAGTTACTTTAGAATATACGGAGGATCATAAACCCGCTAGAATTGATACAATTGTCATATCCACGCAACACGATGATTTTTCAACAGAAGATGAAATGCGTGAGAAAATTACAGCTGATATTAAAAATATTTTAATTCCACGGGTAAAAGCACAATTAAAACCTGAATTGCAAGAATTATTTAATGATGAAATCAAATTTCACATTAACCCAACAGGAAAATTCGTCATTGGAGGACCTCATGGAGATACTGGATTAACAGGTCGTAAAATTATTGTAGATACTTATGGGGGTAAAGGTGCACATGGTGGTGGTGCATTTTCAGGTAAAGATCCATCTAAAGTAGATCGTTCTGCAGCCTATGCAACTCGTCATATCGCTAAAAACTTAGTAGCAGCAGGAATTGCTGATGAGATCCTCGTTCAAATCTCTTATGCAATTGGTGTAAAAGATCCAATGGGAATCTACGTTAATACATATGGTACAGGAAAAGTAGGATTAAATGATAGTCAAATAGCTTTAAAAATATCGGAAATTTTCGATATGACACCTTATGGTATTGAAACTCGATTGGGATTACGGAATCCTATTTATTCGGAGACAGCCGCCTATGGTCACATGGGCAGAACTTCAAAAAAGGTAACAAAAGAGTTTGAAAATTCTAATGGAGATAAAAAGGTCATTGAGGTTGAATTATTTACCTGGGAGAAATTAGACTTTGTTGATCAAGTCAAATCATCATTTGGTTTATAG
- a CDS encoding diacylglycerol/lipid kinase family protein encodes MGERKRILFVINPISGGKRKTSFKKQVLDVLDLQKFDPTFQETSYANHAYKIGLQAVKEQYDAVIAVGGDGTINELGSALAETGIPLGIVPEGSGNGLALYLGIPLNETAAIRRINRFEFVEVDCGTINNRKFFNIAGLGFDASVSENFANENIRGTLGYMKSAINVLSKYKPCDYKIWIDGQTYERKAFMISVANSPQYGNNAYIAPNASVNDGILDVCIVHQFPMYILPKMLFHLFNKSADQSDYVEIIPGRNIKIETIKKSVVHIDGEPVDLGDCLNIGIIPKALKVIC; translated from the coding sequence ATGGGAGAACGAAAACGGATACTGTTTGTTATCAATCCAATTTCTGGGGGAAAAAGAAAAACGTCATTTAAGAAGCAAGTGTTAGATGTGCTTGATTTGCAGAAGTTTGATCCGACTTTTCAAGAGACTTCATATGCAAATCATGCTTATAAAATTGGTTTGCAGGCTGTTAAGGAGCAATATGATGCTGTGATAGCGGTTGGAGGTGATGGAACAATAAACGAGTTGGGGTCAGCATTAGCAGAAACTGGAATACCATTAGGTATTGTTCCAGAAGGATCGGGTAATGGGCTTGCATTATATTTAGGAATCCCTTTGAATGAAACTGCTGCAATTCGTCGTATCAATAGATTTGAATTTGTAGAGGTTGATTGTGGTACTATTAATAATAGAAAATTTTTTAATATTGCAGGTTTAGGTTTTGATGCATCTGTTAGTGAAAACTTTGCAAATGAAAATATTCGTGGCACCTTGGGCTACATGAAGTCCGCCATTAATGTTTTAAGTAAATATAAACCGTGTGATTATAAAATATGGATTGATGGACAAACGTATGAACGTAAGGCATTTATGATTTCTGTTGCTAATTCTCCACAATATGGTAATAACGCCTATATTGCACCCAATGCATCTGTGAATGATGGTATATTGGATGTTTGTATTGTTCATCAATTTCCAATGTATATTCTACCAAAAATGTTATTTCATTTATTTAATAAATCGGCTGATCAATCGGATTATGTTGAAATAATACCAGGTCGAAATATTAAAATTGAAACGATAAAAAAATCAGTTGTTCATATTGATGGTGAGCCAGTTGACTTAGGAGATTGTTTAAATATTGGTATTATTCCGAAAGCATTGAAAGTTATTTGTTAA
- a CDS encoding translation initiation factor yields the protein MSKSKKQPYEGVVYSTDNSFEYQFSDLFQDIETLPNQQQQLKVQLDRKMRKGKVVTLVTGFKGKVEDLETLGKFLKQKCGVGGSAKDNEIMIQGEFKQKIADLLLSEGYKVKLVGG from the coding sequence ATGAGTAAAAGTAAGAAACAGCCCTATGAAGGCGTTGTATATTCAACAGACAACAGTTTTGAATATCAGTTTTCAGATTTATTTCAAGATATTGAAACATTGCCTAATCAACAACAGCAACTTAAAGTCCAGTTAGATCGTAAAATGCGAAAAGGGAAAGTCGTGACCTTAGTTACTGGTTTCAAAGGGAAAGTTGAAGACTTAGAGACATTAGGCAAGTTTTTAAAACAAAAATGTGGTGTTGGTGGAAGTGCTAAGGATAATGAAATTATGATACAAGGCGAGTTTAAGCAGAAAATTGCCGACTTGTTACTTTCTGAAGGATATAAGGTAAAATTGGTTGGAGGTTAG
- a CDS encoding MotA/TolQ/ExbB proton channel family protein — translation MANAPKTSPAANQESNNSGSFFAQAAIIICFIIGYLLWKFVMGSPSNFIDSNPENQPLPGNYLGMVYHAGAVVPVLLGLFLMVWVFSIERFIVIGKASGTGNVGNFVRKVQTLINGGNLDSAIAECDKQKGSVANVIKAGLTKYKAVSVDTAVDTEKATIAIQKEIEETTALEMPMLEKNLNVIATLVSIGTLTGLLGTVTGMIKAFSALATGGTPDSAKLANGISEALINTATGIGTSTIAIVMYNILTAKIDKLTYSIDEAGFSIVQTYAANHK, via the coding sequence ATGGCAAACGCACCTAAAACAAGTCCTGCTGCAAACCAAGAGAGCAATAATTCAGGTTCTTTCTTTGCACAAGCTGCAATTATCATTTGTTTCATTATCGGTTACCTTTTATGGAAATTTGTGATGGGTAGTCCTTCAAACTTTATCGATAGTAATCCAGAAAATCAACCTCTTCCAGGTAACTACTTAGGAATGGTTTATCACGCAGGTGCTGTAGTACCAGTTTTATTAGGTTTATTCTTAATGGTATGGGTATTCTCTATTGAGCGTTTTATCGTAATCGGAAAAGCTTCTGGAACAGGAAATGTTGGTAATTTCGTAAGAAAAGTACAAACGTTAATCAATGGCGGTAATTTAGATTCAGCTATTGCTGAGTGTGACAAACAAAAAGGTTCTGTTGCAAATGTAATCAAAGCTGGTTTAACGAAATACAAAGCTGTTTCTGTTGATACTGCAGTCGATACAGAAAAAGCGACAATTGCAATCCAAAAAGAAATTGAAGAAACAACAGCATTAGAAATGCCAATGTTAGAGAAAAACTTAAACGTGATCGCTACATTAGTTTCTATCGGTACATTAACAGGTTTATTGGGTACAGTAACAGGTATGATCAAGGCCTTCAGTGCACTGGCAACTGGTGGTACTCCTGACTCTGCAAAATTAGCAAATGGTATCTCTGAGGCCTTAATTAATACAGCTACAGGTATTGGTACATCTACAATTGCGATTGTAATGTATAATATCTTAACAGCTAAAATTGATAAATTAACATATTCAATCGACGAGGCTGGTTTCTCAATCGTACAAACTTACGCTGCGAACCATAAATAG